The Henckelia pumila isolate YLH828 unplaced genomic scaffold, ASM3356847v2 CTG_461:::fragment_3, whole genome shotgun sequence genome window below encodes:
- the LOC140871682 gene encoding actin-related protein 3 produces MDPATSRPAVVIDNGTGYSKLGFAGNVEPSFILPTVVAVNESFLNQPRATSSKGSNWLAQHSAGVMADLDFNIGDEAFSRSKSNSIYNLSYPIKNGQVDNWDSMERFWQQCIFNYLRCNPEDHYFLLTESPLTAPESREYTGEIMFETFNVPGLYIAVQPVLALAAGYTTSKCEMTGVVVDVGDGATHVVPVADGYVIGSSIKSIPIAGKDVTLFVQQLMRERGEHVPPEESFEVARKVKEMHCYTSSDIVKEFNKHDKEPAKYIKQWRGTKPKTGAPYSCDIGYERFLGPEIFFNPEIYSSDFTSPLPDVIDKCIQSAPIDTRRALYKNVVLSGGSTMFKDFHRRLQRDLKKIVDTRVLASDARLGGEVKAKPVEVNVTSHPIQRYAVWFGGSVLASTSEFFTACHTKAEYEEHGASICRTNPVFKGMY; encoded by the exons ATGGACCCTGCCACAAGTCGCCCGGCTGTGGTAATCGATAATGGAACTGG GTATTCGAAATTGGGTTTTGCTGGAAATGTAGAGCCGAGTTTTATACTTCCTACCGTAGTTGCAGTAAACGAGTCATTTCTCAACCAGCCTCGAGCTACTTCTTCTAAGGGAAGCAATTGGTTGGCGCAGCATAGTGCTGGTGTGATGGCGGATCTGGATTTTAATATAGGAGACGAAGCTTTTTCTAGATCTAAATCTAATAGCATTTATAACTTGAGCTATCCTATCAAGAATGGTCAGGTGGATAATTGGGACTCAATGGAGAGATTCTGGCAGCAATGTATATTCAATTATTTGCGCTGCAATCCGGAAGATCACTACTTCTTGTTAACAGAGAGTCCGTTGACAGCTCCGGAGAGTCGAGAGTATACTGGGGAAATCATGTTTGAGACATTTAATGTTCCAGGACTGTATATCGCGGTGCAGCCTGTGCTTGCTTTGGCTGCTGGATATACAACATCGAAG TGTGAGATGACAGGAGTTGTAGTGGATGTGGGAGATGGAGCAACTCATGTTGTACCAGTTGCCGATGGTTATGTTATTGGAAGCAGCATTAAGTCGATTCCCATTGCAGGAAAAGATGTCACTCTTTTTGTGCAGCAGCTTATGCGG GAAAGAGGAGAACATGTTCCACCTGAGGAGTCCTTCGAAGTAGCCCGGAAGGTGAAGGAAATGCATTGTTACACATCTTCCGACATTGTCAAG GAGTTCAATAAGCATGACAAAGAACCGGCAAAATACATTAAGCAGTGGAGAGGTACTAAGCCAAAGACGGGGGCTCCATATTCTTGTGACATAGGCTATGAGCGGTTCCTTGGCCCTGAG ATCTTCTTCAATCCCGAAATTTATAGCAGTGATTTCACTTCCCCTTTACCCGATGTTATTGACAAATGCATTCAGTCAGCACCAATAGATACAAGAAGAGCCTTGTACAAG AATGTTGTATTATCCGGTGGATCGACCATGTTTAAAGACTTCCACAGAAGGTTGCAGCGGGACCTAAAAAAGATTGTTGACACCCGAGTTCTTGCATCAGATGCTCGGCTTGGCGGAGAAGTAAAGGCTAAACCCGTGGAAGTAAATGTCACCAGCCATCCTATCCAAAGATATGCAGTTTGGTTTGGAGGCTCGGTACTTGCCTCCACTTCCGAATTTTTCACG GCATGCCACACTAAAGCAGAGTACGAGGAACATGGAGCGAGCATATGCAGAACGAATCCTGTATTCAAAGGAATGTATTGA